The following proteins are encoded in a genomic region of Haloarcula marina:
- a CDS encoding biotin transporter BioY produces MSQQHSTVELVGDETVKQFTMAVLLAALTAALSQVSIPLPGTLPPFSLQPFGMFFAGLLLGPVWGGLALGLFLLVGIAGLPVFSNGNAGLGYVLVGQGTGGFLVGFLVGAIVAGAIVHRGVEPRDLSSVSVPVQVAGLFAAVVVVYAIGVPWLSAVTGLPLPRAAVVMAPYVPLDLLKLGIAVAIVEGGYLARR; encoded by the coding sequence ATGTCACAGCAACACAGCACCGTCGAACTCGTCGGCGACGAGACGGTCAAGCAGTTCACGATGGCCGTCCTCCTCGCGGCGCTGACGGCGGCGCTCTCGCAGGTGTCGATACCGCTCCCCGGAACGCTCCCGCCGTTCTCGCTCCAGCCGTTCGGGATGTTCTTCGCCGGACTGTTGCTCGGGCCGGTGTGGGGCGGACTGGCGCTCGGGTTGTTCCTGCTCGTCGGCATCGCTGGCCTCCCGGTGTTCTCCAACGGGAACGCGGGACTCGGGTACGTGCTCGTCGGACAGGGGACCGGCGGCTTCCTCGTCGGCTTCCTCGTCGGCGCTATCGTCGCCGGTGCTATCGTCCACCGCGGCGTCGAACCGCGCGACCTCTCGTCGGTGTCGGTCCCCGTGCAGGTCGCGGGCCTGTTCGCCGCCGTCGTCGTCGTCTACGCCATCGGCGTCCCGTGGCTGAGCGCCGTGACCGGTCTCCCGCTTCCCCGCGCCGCCGTCGTGATGGCTCCCTACGTTCCGCTGGACCTCCTGAAACTCGGCATCGCGGTCGCCATCGTCGAGGGTGGCTACCTCGCGCGGCGATGA
- a CDS encoding DUF5781 family protein: protein MDVHVQGGPAEPFLGARNLFSTEYDLERPVTVRIKEDPDERTRVSHDDHGHRLTISRQAATSAVARELALHEFAHMHHYEQGHPSHTQSTEEAIYLALPGRSVERRKLIHCYQIANHMKDVYADDVWMAMAPGDKLVGLLESSLAAAVADRPADPPAWERVDAAPPRHEWPLEPATRLTAASDPEITAVNAAFALALCERHDLVEDDHRLYDLAHAAAHDATDVNLAEFKRHFASLSPDPDESEFRKALVDVTRAYATANGGAAAD from the coding sequence ATGGATGTGCACGTACAGGGCGGTCCGGCCGAACCGTTTCTCGGCGCTCGCAACCTCTTCTCGACGGAGTACGACCTCGAACGCCCGGTGACGGTGCGGATCAAGGAAGACCCGGACGAACGGACGCGCGTCAGCCACGACGACCACGGCCATCGCCTCACTATCTCGCGACAGGCGGCCACCAGCGCGGTGGCCCGCGAACTCGCCCTCCACGAGTTCGCGCACATGCACCACTACGAGCAGGGCCACCCCTCGCACACGCAATCGACCGAGGAAGCCATCTACCTCGCGCTCCCCGGACGTTCCGTCGAGCGGCGAAAGCTCATTCACTGCTACCAGATAGCGAACCACATGAAGGACGTCTACGCCGACGACGTGTGGATGGCGATGGCCCCCGGCGACAAACTCGTCGGCCTCTTGGAGTCCAGCCTCGCGGCCGCCGTCGCCGACCGCCCGGCCGACCCCCCGGCGTGGGAACGCGTCGACGCCGCGCCGCCGCGTCACGAGTGGCCCCTCGAACCCGCGACCAGACTGACCGCCGCCTCGGACCCCGAGATTACGGCGGTCAACGCCGCGTTCGCGCTGGCGCTGTGTGAGCGCCACGACCTCGTGGAGGACGACCACCGACTCTACGACCTCGCACACGCGGCCGCGCACGACGCGACAGACGTGAACTTGGCGGAGTTTAAACGGCACTTCGCGTCACTCTCGCCGGACCCCGACGAGTCGGAGTTCCGGAAGGCGCTGGTCGACGTGACCCGAGCGTACGCGACGGCCAACGGCGGTGCCGCCGCCGACTAG
- a CDS encoding glycoside hydrolase family 13 protein, giving the protein MGPDDTADDRLDRRWWKEAVVYQVYPRSFNDSDGDGLGDIPGVTERVGYLDALGVDIVWLCPVYDSPMADNGYDIRDYRAIADEFGTMADWEALLSALHDRDMRLIMDLVVNHTSDEHEWFRRSRRGDEQYEDYYYWRDGRPVDAADDATNEGPPGEAPPNNWGSYMGGSAWSYDEERGQWYLHSFHEKQPDLNWRNPDVRDAVAEMVTWWLEKGIDGFRLDAIQCLSKADGLPDGDPNDAPVGLAQFTYGPRIHEYLRELYERTFANYDVTTVAEMSGTTVEMAADYLGEDGDGLHSLIQFEHMDIDAGPGGRWDPEGWGEWSLPEFKRVLSRWQRADDVWTATYLGNHDQPRIVSRFGDDEASREASAKLLATFLLTTRGTPYVYQGDEIGMTNTDFETLDELDDPMTVGAVEDIIESGAADSYEDLRAFVNYTTRDQSRTPMQWDDSANAGFTDGDPWFPVTDTYREVNVAAARADEDSIWHYYRRAIELRHESPVLVYGDYDLHVPDDEQLFAYTRTLDDERALVVLNWSGERATFDPDGLGVGDARVALANYDDPPTAPVGSEFRPYEAAIYRY; this is encoded by the coding sequence ATGGGTCCTGACGACACGGCAGACGACCGCCTCGACCGTCGCTGGTGGAAGGAGGCGGTCGTCTATCAGGTGTATCCCCGGAGCTTCAACGACAGCGACGGCGACGGCCTCGGCGACATTCCGGGCGTCACCGAGCGGGTCGGCTACCTCGACGCACTCGGCGTCGACATCGTCTGGCTCTGTCCGGTGTACGACTCGCCGATGGCGGACAACGGCTACGACATCCGCGACTACCGCGCCATCGCCGACGAGTTCGGGACGATGGCCGACTGGGAAGCCCTGCTCTCGGCGCTCCACGACCGAGACATGCGCCTCATCATGGACCTCGTCGTCAACCACACCTCCGACGAACACGAGTGGTTCCGCCGCTCCCGTCGGGGCGACGAGCAGTACGAAGACTACTACTACTGGCGCGACGGGCGACCCGTCGACGCGGCCGACGACGCCACGAACGAGGGGCCCCCCGGAGAAGCCCCACCGAACAACTGGGGGTCGTACATGGGCGGGTCGGCGTGGTCCTACGACGAGGAGCGCGGCCAGTGGTACCTCCACTCGTTCCACGAGAAACAACCGGACCTGAACTGGCGGAACCCCGACGTGCGCGACGCCGTCGCCGAGATGGTGACGTGGTGGCTGGAGAAGGGCATCGACGGGTTCCGCCTCGACGCGATTCAGTGCCTCTCGAAGGCCGATGGCCTCCCCGACGGCGACCCGAACGACGCACCAGTCGGCCTGGCGCAGTTCACGTACGGTCCGCGCATCCACGAGTACCTCCGGGAGTTGTACGAGCGGACCTTCGCGAACTACGACGTGACGACCGTCGCCGAGATGTCCGGGACCACCGTCGAGATGGCCGCCGACTACCTCGGCGAGGACGGCGACGGCCTCCACAGCCTCATCCAGTTCGAGCACATGGACATCGACGCGGGACCGGGCGGTCGCTGGGACCCCGAGGGCTGGGGCGAGTGGTCGCTCCCGGAGTTCAAACGCGTTCTGAGTCGCTGGCAACGGGCCGACGACGTGTGGACGGCGACGTACCTCGGCAACCACGACCAACCCCGTATCGTCTCGCGGTTCGGCGACGACGAGGCCTCCCGAGAGGCGAGCGCGAAACTGCTGGCGACGTTTCTCCTGACGACCCGCGGGACGCCCTACGTGTATCAGGGCGACGAAATCGGCATGACCAACACCGACTTCGAGACGCTCGACGAGTTGGACGACCCGATGACCGTCGGCGCGGTGGAGGACATCATCGAGTCGGGCGCCGCCGACTCCTACGAGGACCTCAGAGCGTTCGTGAACTACACCACGCGCGACCAGTCCCGCACGCCGATGCAGTGGGACGACTCGGCGAACGCCGGGTTCACCGACGGCGACCCGTGGTTCCCGGTCACCGACACCTACCGCGAGGTCAACGTTGCGGCGGCCCGCGCGGACGAGGACTCCATCTGGCACTACTACCGACGAGCGATCGAACTGCGCCACGAGTCTCCCGTACTCGTGTACGGCGACTACGACCTGCACGTGCCCGACGACGAGCAACTGTTCGCGTACACACGCACCCTCGACGACGAGCGGGCGCTCGTCGTCCTCAACTGGTCGGGCGAGCGAGCGACGTTCGACCCCGACGGCCTCGGAGTTGGAGACGCACGCGTCGCGCTCGCGAACTACGACGACCCGCCGACGGCACCGGTCGGAAGCGAGTTCCGACCCTACGAAGCCGCCATCTACCGCTACTGA
- a CDS encoding energy-coupling factor ABC transporter ATP-binding protein — translation MITARNVTFRYDERTVLDGLSLSIPDGEFCLLVGPNGSGKTTLVRHFNALLTPESGTVTVDGTDVTERPVVARTSVGMVFQQPRDQFVASTVGADVAFGPENLGLSHEEIDRRVEAALSAVDLAGRGDERLDELSGGEQARAAIAGALAMDPDYLVLDEPLAGLDWPARETVLAHLGDLHEQGTALVVVTHDLRDLHERAERIVGLDDGQVVLDDDPTTALDRVADLGVRDPRC, via the coding sequence ATGATAACAGCCCGGAACGTCACGTTCCGATACGACGAGCGGACCGTCTTGGACGGCCTCTCGCTGTCGATTCCCGACGGCGAGTTCTGCCTGCTGGTCGGGCCGAACGGGAGCGGCAAGACCACGCTGGTCCGGCACTTCAACGCCCTGCTGACGCCGGAGTCGGGAACCGTCACGGTCGACGGGACCGACGTGACCGAACGGCCGGTGGTCGCCCGGACGAGCGTCGGGATGGTGTTCCAACAGCCCCGCGACCAGTTCGTCGCGTCGACGGTCGGCGCGGATGTGGCCTTCGGCCCGGAGAATCTCGGGCTCTCCCACGAGGAAATCGACCGACGAGTCGAAGCGGCGCTGTCGGCCGTGGACCTCGCGGGGCGGGGCGACGAGCGACTGGACGAACTCTCCGGCGGCGAACAGGCGCGGGCGGCAATCGCCGGTGCGTTGGCGATGGACCCGGACTACCTCGTCCTCGATGAACCGCTCGCGGGACTGGACTGGCCCGCCCGCGAGACGGTGCTCGCTCACCTCGGGGACCTCCACGAGCAGGGAACCGCCCTCGTCGTCGTCACGCACGACCTGCGGGACCTCCACGAGCGAGCGGAGCGCATCGTCGGCCTCGACGACGGGCAAGTAGTCCTCGACGACGACCCGACGACGGCGCTCGACCGCGTCGCGGACCTCGGTGTCCGGGACCCGCGATGCTGA
- a CDS encoding energy-coupling factor transporter transmembrane component T family protein translates to MLSYRPGETVGHRLDPRSKLLVQFGLAIAVVAYPTVSGLAGATLVGLFALASARLSPLAVLRSYRTVFLVLAFAPLLAGLALGPPWFRVDPALRSLRLVARVVPVLFVSAAYLTTTPVRETRAAVQRLVPGKAGQLLGVGMALVVRLFPVVLGDVREVRDAIRARGGDRRRPWTRARVLTVQSLARTLDRSDGLAVALRARCFAWNPTLPRLAFGRLDYPVLALGVALTLSPVLTLV, encoded by the coding sequence ATGCTGAGCTATCGGCCGGGCGAGACGGTCGGCCACCGCCTCGACCCGCGGTCGAAACTGCTGGTGCAGTTCGGCCTCGCTATCGCCGTGGTCGCGTACCCGACGGTTTCGGGGCTGGCGGGGGCGACGCTCGTGGGTCTATTCGCGCTCGCTTCCGCGCGGCTATCGCCGCTCGCGGTACTCCGCTCGTACCGCACCGTCTTCCTCGTCCTCGCGTTCGCGCCGCTGCTCGCTGGTCTGGCGCTCGGGCCGCCGTGGTTTCGGGTCGACCCCGCGTTGCGCTCGCTCCGTCTCGTCGCCCGGGTCGTGCCCGTGCTGTTCGTCAGCGCCGCGTATCTGACGACGACGCCGGTCCGGGAGACGCGGGCGGCCGTCCAGCGCCTCGTGCCGGGCAAAGCCGGGCAGTTGCTCGGCGTCGGGATGGCGCTGGTCGTCCGCCTGTTTCCGGTCGTCCTCGGCGACGTGCGGGAGGTCCGGGACGCGATTCGGGCCCGCGGCGGCGACCGGCGGCGGCCGTGGACGCGCGCCCGAGTGCTCACGGTGCAGTCACTCGCCCGGACGCTGGACCGTTCGGACGGCCTCGCCGTCGCGCTCCGGGCACGCTGTTTCGCGTGGAACCCGACGCTTCCGCGACTCGCGTTCGGGCGACTCGACTACCCTGTGCTGGCGCTCGGCGTCGCCCTGACGCTGTCGCCGGTGTTGACGCTCGTCTAG